A single region of the Xiphias gladius isolate SHS-SW01 ecotype Sanya breed wild chromosome 17, ASM1685928v1, whole genome shotgun sequence genome encodes:
- the LOC120802795 gene encoding LOW QUALITY PROTEIN: cilia- and flagella-associated protein 54-like (The sequence of the model RefSeq protein was modified relative to this genomic sequence to represent the inferred CDS: substituted 1 base at 1 genomic stop codon), whose protein sequence is MDLPASYYGELDKRNPVILAFEQDINSFITLMRRVVSSSSQDKNGSYAKGIKILVEIWKNYKHRLPSRLYQERMLQIADFLFGIKLYQLALWQGYSLHLLQFNSVKITDVTDVDHFMACFFPEGFDTDQDAFAMKIRAMQGCALCIFELEKRHGVLSQKVLRKLLCVLNFIRIMMRAFQQHEQLCWQIYNGSLHIYTICRYLMTMNCSAQALEYLLWASISLELSVPLMTAKNLPWIVTLYCSVCHCYYDNQAAVQAEEFSRRALGKIHELAKLEEQSEVPATRETQRAYKEASIKLGAMIFKRAVYEARRRPKPMFRVKTKSTLKDIPNVPWPRTTTEHMLMGLFDSSAAQFLGILEALWDSTRHPLQTGMPDEPELQQVILELLSAGISILSGVETVSEQRCDDHTYMCLSALTPTSTLIDLAIKGENKVPFMSAVRFIKLLFQYKQPDAFTELAREMLQLLSGVEGQSFRKAEMEIALLDGFNSLLSSQRNCPKQDNMIDDRHKSSFSMSEELICLVHTLHKAVCGCAPEVQPDGDLVLDVVLFLWGQVKVVMQRDKLQNPEFTHYLEKVDNYDKWLWCLSRLCEVAFACDLATVDCIMTTEMIYTLVIQLENAAERSNKTQCPGEXLAPEGDGDGVKPSSFSLLESSSTQLLQKVCEVVRSGLKTLAKGVAALLPQDCSSVTDSSFMQKFCPHPPPTPSLSSLTSSEEGSEEDEISKKEQEEVETKAESDIKSSQDTQSTRVPLLATDLHLELEIIYHRASLKLLQLNAVAESELLDRIKKNKVSEALFLIQKALLVYNNMEPNKNNKTKRLLEEASSLIEKAGVEERRLFISSTSKTPSENKVKVIKEEEEHPPPPPILLSRTENSLTFAPAPYNLEGQVCWYQLCGHAAEGINHKVRLGDCSLPGTGNMVPAISGECVLRVEGLVPNQKYVFAVAAYNSQGKLLGNTIGGKTFPLLASMPVPLLSVWAHLAQVAFQTEQYALAKRACRELWNHYTIPDPGYHSTQDRFATTRLHKQALKRSSPHLCQLFLNSIFIETEINIQQGSLYCDSFSDKGPFIWEQEARLAECERMLVAMDLAMCLNDRIAAMQAVVSCYGLLAPLIFHQITCNPVVQVLKKCLIVLEENSGLLKKKWNGNLSESFMHMIACITYYLSKTLRVLREHQTAFAVMDCGRRLLQEVCDAQLQIRRFVNESVGSKTVDHAAVKGEMKISLQLKALHVKNKKIITSEAALTTDNEVSRPMTGREDPTILYDLISSSTLQDAYQDVMKLRRKIYFTEYAVLLLQRTMEEGQPDLVLKWGRSIFEFLSRRDEAMGLSRKRLEGNSHSKRRNSVQAPKGNEPSQQNKNTPSHDDARKKIKQKMRQSMLQRVRTNREMQAVENLLTMMSSVVQRHKRQLQLRNMCCEERVWRSHLNYSMAQAHIALLYQGLDQLHGGVLQHRYSQLNRLCFSLAYSGVLVRRTTQQQQSSKYEVVSDRDSSHSGLRDYMTSDKDRHKKEVRADDCVTEESCEEGEDLSQTVEQQIEMHRRTAALLLDSLNKAALHLRRAMVLAHRGSYWTTLQCVCQTVWDQSCRIAFLVQTGVQLEPHSPLTEEQLHTTFTQLLVLATDLIMDMMNKLKLWSYYDSDLTEEDLESSLHYSAPLDDSTQVDLRWVCTLVLHTLERLHESGKWESLAHFALLFNSYTRERYALIVTPLLVHAQRRLVERISWFGGPAVPQPHHVKTQNATGKEVTCQSYAGCQLLSGWTPHHAQQPPILKKAALTNSTPQHAEELKGAEIQHSLSLVCIPLDVEDTLRCYHQALERRPHCLRVFQHSHSLLLLLQAYTQPCFAAQLRHCQSASLSHSASLVDFSPLVMPTPNIQPCDLTEEEYSTPNALYSLPISTDHMPTVTAAYSNSIKYLQANSHDSLRVLALHDMGNLHFYNGNRRAAHSYWSKAVDCALRSSGAVEKWDGLSFGSGSLQQTLKQAGIWGCLQAAGLTAKIAQLILTSDISQRTKCCLLSAHLFKCVLCCSLAQPQDDLKYASHSIGDELLPGVDLFSEAHRVQLGTTVTSLNFICHWLFTTGYYITLLPILALYLHFVGTVCRDVQHTVEGKILKIRALTELCLFTEAAKEAVQLTQGIGVLLPHGHYIAKDDCQPGKTFYSNKSLLDNAEALEELVNCDCAPVVQTIYGSTLCLRFNLARIQLVLALSNTVHGPPVPDSVEGEACASITSCSVNSKQHEQDRLDTESTCLKTDKPKVLDLDTEKEKLTPERIKFLLLEGASSLLHSVSQQLTSQCCSEMENLELAIESNLLKANLYHQQRHTALSSEMAVSSLVLLQTSPVIMRGSIPGSQKPVSELPHPRARSERVTKDCSVSNALHGDCPRAIEASERIGVSLWLRCRLALVRSMTAHIPDTTVLFPGKNVYEEAARVIQEGLDECALWGDLDSQALLMVEAAELEAQRGKTDDSMAVLQEAVSLLSGRTCIPPRSSVTLARATLLLSDLRRVQSTTLLKLTQKLLQKQLCIFGENVVLDDGKVCFSPPVPSNIYLPYLSILDQTTLRIGRIQDLSAMEMPVSAQSLESTSRQHSHKSSQTERDSQAPVPSLRNPSTSNPRSPQSSAG, encoded by the exons atggaCTTACCGGCTTCATATTACGGGGAACTTGATAAAAGAAACCCAGTTATTTTGGCATTTGAACAGGACATTAACTCGTTTATAACACTGATGAGACGAGTCGTTTCTTCATCCAGCCAAGACAAAAACGGCTCTTATGCTAAAGG gaTTAAAATCCTGGTGGAGATAtggaaaaattacaaacatcGACTGCCTTCGAGGTTGTACCAGGAGCGTATGTTGCAAATTGCAGATTTTCTCTTTGGAATAAAG TTGTACCAGCTGGCTCTTTGGCAGGGCTATAGTCTCCACCTGCTGCAGTTCAACTCAGTGAAAATAACAGACGTCACAGATGTGGACCACTTCATGGCCTGCTTCTTCCCTGAAGGTTTTGATACAGACCAAGATGCTTTTGCCATGAAG atCCGTGCAATGCAGGGCTGTGCCCTGTGTATATTTGAGCTGGAGAAAAGGCACGGCGTCCTCAGTCAGAAGGTACTCCGTAAACTGCTGTGTGTGCTGAACTTCATCAGGATCATGATGCGGGCTTTTCAGCAACATGAGCAACTCTGCTGGCAAATATATAATG GTTCGTTACACATCTACACCATCTGTCGTTATCTGATGACCATGAATTGTAGTGCACAG GCACTGGAGTACCTTCTGTGGGCAAGCATCAGTTTAGAGCTGTCAGTCCCTCTGATGACTGCTAAGAATCTGCCATGGATTGTTACACTCTACTGTTCTGTCTGCCACTGTTACTATGACAACCAGGCTGCAGTGCAGGCAGAG GAATTTTCCAGGAGAGCCCTTGGAAAAATCCATGAGCTAGCAAAGCTAGAGGAGCAGAGTGAAGTTCCTGCCACCAGAGAGACCCAGAGAGCTTATAAAGAAGCCTCTATCAAG ctggGTGCCATGATTTTCAAGCGGGCAGTGTATGAGGCCAGAAGGAGACCCAAACCCATGTTCAGAGTCAAAACCAAAAGCACACTTAAAGACATACCTAAT GTGCCATGGCCCCGTACTACAACAGAGCACATGCTAATGGGCCTGTTTGACAGCAGCGCAGCACAGTTCTTGGGGATCTTAGAAGCACTCTGGGACAGCACCAGACACCCACTGCAAACAGGGATGCCAGATGAACCAGAGCTGCAGCAGGTGATCCTGGAACTCCTGTCTGCTGGCATCAGTATATTATCTG GAGTCGAAACTGTAAGTGAGCAAAGGTGTGATGACCACACATACATGTGTCTTAGTGCATTGACACCAACATCCACTCTAATAGATTTAGCCATTAAAG GAGAAAACAAAGTTCCCTTCATGTCTGCTGTGAGGTTCATTAAACTACTATTCCAGTACAAGCAGCCAGATGCATTCACTGAACTTGCCAGAGAGATGCTGCAGCTTTTGTCA GGAGTGGAAGGACAGTCATTCAGGAAGGCAGAGATGGAGATCGCTTTACTTGATGGCTTCAACAGTCTGCTGTCTTCCCAGAGGAACTGTCCTAAACAAGACAACATGATTGATg acagacacaagtCTTCATTCTCAATGAGTGAAGAGTTAATTTGCCTGGTACACACCCTGCACAAGGCTGTTTGTGGCTGTGCTCCT GAGGTGCAGCCAGATGGGGACCTGGTTTTGGATGTTGTGTTATTTCTGTGGGGTCAAGTGAAAGTGGTCATGCAGCGAGATAAGCTGCAAAACCCAGAGTTTACACACTACCTTGAGAAGGTAGATAATTACGACAAG TGGCTGTGGTGTCTGTCTAGACTGTGTGAGGTGGCCTTTGCCTGTGACCTGGCAACTGTGGACTGCATAATGACGACAGAGATGATCTACACATTGGTCATACAGCTTGAGAATGCAGCTGAACGTagtaataaaacacaatgtCCAGGTGAGTGATTAG CTCCTGAAGGAGATGGTGATGGTGTGAAACcaagctctttctctcttcttgaG AGTTCAAGTACCCAGCTGCTTCAGAAGGTCTGTGAAGTGGTGAGGAGCGGTCTTAAAACTCTGGCAAAAGGTGTAGCTGCACTGTTGCCCCAAGATTGCTCATCAGTCACTGACTCTAGCTTCATGCAG AAATTTTGTCCCCACCCTCCACCGACTCCCTCCCTATCTTCTCTGACATCATCAGAAGAGGGAAGTGAGGAAGATGAAATAAGTAAGAAGGAACAAGAAGAAGTGGAAACTAAGGCAGAATCAGATATTAAAAGCTCTCAAGATACTCAGTCCACACGTGTGCCCCTGCTGGCTACAGACCTTCATCTAGAGCTGGAAATCATCTACCACAGGGCTTCCCTCAAGTTACTGCAGCTAAATGCAG TTGCAGAGTCTGAACTGTTGGATCGGATCAAGAAGAACAAGGTGTCTGAAGCTCTTTTTCTGATCCAAAAAGCCTTGTTGGTGTACAACAACATGGAACCAAATAAGAACAACAAAACCAAGAGACTGCTAGAG GAGGCCTCCTCCCTGATAGAGAAAGCAGGAGTAGAGGAGAGAAGACTGTTTATCTCCTCCACCTCTAAGACTCCATCTGAAAATAAAGTCAAAGTaataaaggaggaagaagaacacCCTCCACCACCCCCTATCCTACTCTCACGCACTGAAAACTCCTTAACCTTTGCCCCAGCACCTTATAATTTGGAGGGACAA GTGTGCTGGTACCAGCTCTGTGGCCATGCCGCTGAGGGCATTAACCACAAAGTCCGCCTTGGAGACTGCAGCCTGCCAGGAACTGGAAATATG GTACCAGCAATATCTGGTGAGTGCGTGTTGAGGGTCGAGGGGCTGGTGCCCAACCAGAAAtatgtgtttgctgttgcagcCTACAACAGCCAGGGAAAGCTACTGGGCAACACCATAGGGGGGAAAACATTCCCACTGCTGGCATCGATGCCTGTACCACTGCTTTCCGTGTGGGCTCATTTGGCTCAG gTGGCATTTCAAACAGAGCAGTATGCCTTAGCAAAGAGAGCCTGCAGGGAACTGTGGAACCACTATACCATCCCTGACCCTGGGTACCACAGTACACAGGATAGATTCGCTACCACAAG GCTGCATAAACAGGCCCTAAAACGCTCCTCTCCTCACCTGTGTCAGTTGTTCCTCAATTCCATCTTCATTGAGACAGAGATCAACATTCAGCAAGGATCTCTCTACTGTGACTCATTCAGTGACAAGGGACCATTTATCTGGGAACAG GAAGCCAGACTGGCAGAATGTGAGCGAATGCTGGTGGCCATGGACTTGGCGATGTGTTTGAATGATCGTATTGCTGCCATGCAAGCTGTAGTAAGCTGTTATGGCCTCTTGGCACCTCTAATCTTCCATCAGATCACTTGCAACCCTGTGGTACAG GTGCTAAAAAAATGCTTGATAGTGTTGGAGGAGAACTCAGGtcttctcaaaaaaaaatggaatggaAACCTCTCAGAGTCATTTATGCACATGATAGCCTGCATCACCTACTACCTGTCGAag ACATTACGTGTGCTCAGGGAGCATCAGACGGCTTTTGCAGTGATGGACTGTGGTCGCAGGCTGCTCCAGGAGGTCTGTGATGCCCAGCTGCAGATCAGGAGATTTGTCAATGAATCTGTGGGT tctaaGACGGTAGATCATGCTGCAGTCAAGGGTGAAATGAAGATAAGTCTTCAGCTGAAGGCACTGCATGTgaagaacaagaaaataatcacatcTGAAGCAGCTCTCACCACAGACAATG agGTTTCACGCCCAATGACTGGCAGGGAGGATCCCACCATATTGTACGATCTGATCTCTAGCAGCACATTACAGGACGCCTATCAAGATG TGATGAAGCTCAGACGCAAGATATATTTCACTGAGTATGCGGTGCTACTACTCCAGAGAACCATGGAAGAAGGCCAGCCAGACCTTGTGTTAAAGTGGGGGAGAAGCATATTTGAATTCCTCTCCAG GCGGGACGAGGCAATGGGACTGTCTAGAAAGCGTTTGGAGGGAAACAGTCacagtaaaagaagaaatagtGTTCAGGCTCCGAAAGGAAATGAACCATCTCAG CAGAACAAGAACACACCTTCTCATGatgatgcaagaaaaaaaataaagcagaaaatgcGACAGAGCATGCTTCAGAGAGTGAGAACTAacag GGAGATGCAGGCTGTGGAGAACCTGCTTACCATGATGTCGTCTGTGGTGCAACGCCACAAGAGACAGCTTCAACTGAGGAACATGTGCTGTGAGGAGAGAGTGTGGAGGTCACATCTTAACTACAGCATGGCTCAGGCACATATAGCACTGCTTTACCAGGGCCTGGATCAGCTGCATGGCGGAGTCCTGCAGCACAG GTACAGCCAGTTAAATCgcttgtgtttctctctggcCTACTCGGGTGTTCTGGTACGGAGGaccacacagcaacaacagtctTCCAAATATGAGGTTGTTTCAGATAGAGACTCCTCTCACTCCGGGCTTAGGGATTATATGACTTCAGACAAAGACAGGCACAAAAAGGAGG TTAGAGCTGATGATTGTGTCACAGAGGAGAGTtgtgaggagggagaggacCTCTCTCAAACTGTAGAACAGCAGATTGAGATGCACAGGCGCACTGCTGCCTTGCTGCTGGACTCACTTAACAAAGCTGCTTTACATCTCCGAAGGGCCATG GTGTTGGCCCATCGTGGCAGCTACTGGACCACTCtgcaatgtgtgtgtcagactgtgTGGGACCAAAGCTGCAGAATTGCCTTCCTTGTACAGACAGGAGTTCAGCTTGAACCTCACTCCCCCCTGACAGAAGAACAGCTGCACACCACCTTCACGCAGCTACTGGTGCTGGCTACTGACCTAATCATGGACATGATGAACAAACTAAAG CTGTGGAGTTATTATGACAGTGACTTGACTGAGGAGGACCTAGAGTCCAGTCTTCACTATTCAGCCCCACTGGATGACAGCACCCAGGTGGACCTGCGTTGGGTCTGTACCTTGGTGTTGCACACACTGGAGCGACTTCATGAAAGTGGCAAATGGGAAAGCCTGGCCCACTTTGCCTTACTTTTCAACTCATACACACG GGAACGTTATGCCTTGATCGTAACTCCTCTACTAGTCCATGCTCAGAGGAGGCTGGTTGAAAGGATTAGTTGGTTTGGAGGACCTGCAGTTCCACAACCACACCATGTCAAGACACAGAACGCCACTGGCAAGGAG gtAACTTGCCAGAGCTACGCAGGCTGCCAGCTGCTCAGTGGGTGGACCCCCCACCATGCACAGCAACCACCCATTCTCAAAAAGGCAGCACTCACAAACTCCACTCCTCAACATGCAGAGGAGCTTAAAG GTGCAGAAATACAGCACTCCTTGTCCCTTGTGTGCATTCCCCTGGATGTAGAGGACACACTGAGGTGTTACCATCAAGCTCTAGAGAGAAGACCACATTGTCTTCGGGTCTTCCAGCATAGTCACTCATTACTGTTGCTGCTTCAGGCATACACACAGCCCT GCTTTGCAGCACAGTTGCGACACTGTCAGAGCGCAAGTCTCAGCCATTCTGCAAGCCTGGTGGATTTCAGTCCCTTAGTTATGCCAACTCCAAACATCCAACCTTGTGACCTGACAGAGGAAGAGTACAGTACTCCAAATGCTCTCTACAGCCTCCCTATCAGCACTGACCACATGCCGACTGTCACTGCTGCATACTCCAACTCCATTA AGTATCTCCAGGCCAACAGTCATGACTCCCTCAGAGTTTTGGCACTGCATGACATGGGAAACCTACATTTCTACAATGGAAACAGAAG GGCAGCACACTCATACTGGAGTAAAGCTGTGGATTGTGCCTTACGGAGCTCAGGTGCAGTAGAGAAATGGGATGGCTTGTCATTTGGAAGTGGCTCCCTGCAACAAACCCTGAAACAGGCTGGCATTTGGGGATGTCTACAGGCTGCTGGGCTCACTGCTAAGATTGCACA GCTTATCTTAACTTCTGATATCAGCCAGCGGACCAAGTGCTGTCTCCTTTCTGCTCACCTCTTTAAG TGTGTGCTGTGCTGCTCCCTGGCTCAACCCCAAGATGATCTCAAGTATGCCTCCCACAGCATCGGAGATGAACTGCTCCCTGGAGTTGACCTTTTCTCTGAAGCTCACAGGGTTCAACTCGGTACCACTGTAACCAGCCTTAACTTCATCTGCCACTGGCTTTTCACCACAGGCTACTACATCACG CTACTGCCCATACTAGCTCTTTACCTACATTTTGTGGGGACTGTGTGCAGAGATGTGCAACACACTGTGGAGGGCAAAATACTTAAG ATACGTGCCCTTACTGAACTGTGTCTGTTTACTGAAGCTGCAAAGGAGGCAGTTCAGCTCACACAAGGAATAGGTGTCCTTCTGCCTCATGGACACTACATTGCCAAAGACGATTGCCAA CCTGGGAAGACGTTCTACAGCAACAAGTCTCTCCTGGACAATGCTGAG GCTTTGGAAGAACTTGTGAACTGTGACTGTGCTCCAGTGGTCCAAACGATATATGGATCCACATTGTGCCTTCGATTCAACCTGGCTCGTATTCAACTAGTCCTGGCACTCAGTAACACTGTACATGGCCCTCCTGTGCCAG ATTCTGTTGAAGGAGAGGCTTGTGCCAGCATAACAAGTTGTTCAGTGAACTCAAAACAGCATGAACAGGACAGACTGGACACTGAGAGCACCTGTCTTAAGACAGATAAGCCAAAAGTGCTAGATCTGGATACAGAGAAGGAGAAGCTCACTCCAGAAAGGATTAAG TTCCTTTTGTTAGAGGGAGCGTCCTCCTTGTTGCACTCAGTTTCACAGCAGCTCACATCTCAGTGCTGTAGTGAAATGGAAAACCTGGAACTGGCAATAGAGTCCAATCTTCTAAAGGCCAATCTCTACCATCAGCAGCGACATACTGCACTTAG TTCTGAGATGGCAGTTTCATCCTTGGTGCTGCTGCAGACGTCTCCTGTAATCATGAGAGGATCCATACCTGGCTCTCAGAAACCTGTGTCTGAGCTCCCACATCCCAGGGCTCGAAGTGAACGGGTAAC TAAAGATTGCAGTGTGTCAAACGCTCTCCATGGAGACTGTCCCAGAGCAATTGAGGCAAGTGAGAGAATTGGAGTTTCTCTGTGGCTGCGTTGCCGCCTGGCTCTGGTCCGCAGCATGACTGCACACATCCCTGACACCACTGTCCTTTTTCCAG GTAAGAACGTTTATGAGGAGGCAGCTCGGGTGATACAGGAGGGTCTTGACGAATGTGCACTGTGGGGAGACCTCGATAGTCAAGCCCTTTTGATGGTCGAAGCTGCGGAATTGGAAGCACAGAGAGGCAAGACAGATGACAGCATGGCAGTGCTGCAG
- the LOC120802210 gene encoding alpha-crystallin B chain-like: protein MDIPIQYPWYRRAFPHRFSDFSFAEPLSDWPLIWPFSWSFPWIRPSFMRWFNWPDNGHSEMRMEKDRFVIYLDVKHFSPDELSVNVSDDFITIHAKHEDRQDDHGFVSREFLRKYRLPAGVSCADVTSSLSSDGVLTITAPRSSTGQERSIPISCEDGTSKQKM from the exons ATGGATATCCCCATCCAGTATCCCTGGTACCGTCGGGCCTTCCCACATCGGTTCTCTGACTTCTCCTTTGCAGAACCTCTCAGTGACTGGCCCCTGATCTGGCCCTTCTCCTGGTCCTTCCCCTGGATCCGCCCTTCGTTCATGCGCTGGTTCAACTGGCCAGACAATGGACACAGTGAG ATGCGCATGGAAAAGGATCGCTTTGTCATTTATCTGGACGTGAAGCATTTTTCCCCTGACGAGCTGTCTGTCAATGTCAGTGACGACTTCATCACAATACATGCCAAACACGAAGACAGACAG GATGACCATGGCTTTGTGTCAAGAGAGTTTCTGAGGAAGTACAGGCTTCCTGCCGGCGTGTCATGTGCTGATGTCACTTCCAGTCTTTCATCTGATGGTGTGCTGACAATCACCGCACCTCGGTCATCTACCGGCCAAGAACGCAGTATTCCTATTTCCTGTGAAGATGGAACATCGAAACAGAAAATGTAG
- the mia gene encoding melanoma-derived growth regulatory protein, producing MPCKLWLALSVWLLMPTSEAGRQMPKLADKKLCADSECSHPILIARAVQDYYPGDCRFIPIRQGQLVYVYAMLKDRGNLFWAGSVQDSYYGQQEARIGHFPSSVVEEMHPLMPASTEIRTTKWDFYCY from the exons ATGCCTTGCAAACTCTGGCTTGCTCTGTCAGTGTGGCTTTTGATGCCAACCTCTGAAGCTGGAAGGCAGATGCCTAAGCTTGCTGACAAGAAACTCTGCGCTGACTCCGAATGCAGCC ACCCTATCTTGATAGCTCGTGCAGTGCAGGACTACTACCCTGGAGATTGCAGGTTCATCCCCATCAGACAGGGGCAGCTCGTCTATGTCTATGCAATGCTAAAAGACAGAGGGAACCTCTTCTGGGCTGGCAGT GTACAAGACTCATATTACGGACAACAGGAGGCTCGCATTGGCCACTTCCCCAGCAGCGTAGTGGAGGAGATGCATCCTCTCATGCCAGCCAGCACTGAAATCAGAACTACT AAATGGGACTTCTACTGTTACTGA